The Martelella endophytica genome contains the following window.
GGGTCGGCTGCATGCGAACCTTCGTGCAGCTCCTCGTGCCGCAGCTGCGGCGCAGTTTCGAGGACAAGTACAAGACCGTGGATTTCACGCAGGTTGAGCTCGATCAGGCGCAGATCTTCGACGCGCTGGGTGCTGCCCGCATCGACGTGGCGCTGACCTATGATCTCTCGCTGCCAAGCGACATCGAGTTCCAGCCGCTGGTCGCGCTTCCCCCTTACGTGATGGTCGATCCGGATCATCCGCTTGCCGGCCGGGACCGGGTCTCCCCCGCCGATCTGGTGGACCACGATATGGTCCTGCTCGATCTGCCGCATAGTTCGAGCTATTTCCTGTCGCTTTTCCGGGCGCTGGGACGGCGGCCCCACATTGCCGAACGCACCGCTGAAGTGACGGTGCAACGCGGTCTCGTCGCCAATGGTTTCGGCTTTGCCATTTCCAATATGCGCACGGTCAGCCAGTTCTCGATGGACGGCAAACCGCTGAAATTCATCCCGCTCGAGAGCGATTTGCCGCCTCTGCAGCTTGGCATCGCCATGTCGCGCGCTGCCCATGTTTCCCGCACGATCCAGGCCTTCATCGACCATTGCCATGAAATGGTGGATGCCGGCGGCCTGCCTGGACTTGTCACCGACCGGATACCCCCCGCATGACGTCTGATCTTCCGTCCGTCCCCGAAATCCTTGCCCGCCTGGTCTCGTTTCCGACCGTTTCGCGGCAGTCAAATCTTGCACTGCTGGACTATGTCGAAGGGCTTCTGGCGCCGGCCGGCGTGCGGCTGGAGCGTTTTGTCAGCGAGGATGGCACCCGCGCCAATCTGC
Protein-coding sequences here:
- a CDS encoding LysR family transcriptional regulator, with product MPLRFTLRQLEYFIAVGEAGSIALASEKVNVTAPSMSSAIAQLEAGFGVQLFTRRHAQGSVLTPTGERFIEQARAILAEAEKLNDMANVYTDSVRGSLRVGCMRTFVQLLVPQLRRSFEDKYKTVDFTQVELDQAQIFDALGAARIDVALTYDLSLPSDIEFQPLVALPPYVMVDPDHPLAGRDRVSPADLVDHDMVLLDLPHSSSYFLSLFRALGRRPHIAERTAEVTVQRGLVANGFGFAISNMRTVSQFSMDGKPLKFIPLESDLPPLQLGIAMSRAAHVSRTIQAFIDHCHEMVDAGGLPGLVTDRIPPA